The DNA region AATTATGAATGGTAGAATTCATTAAGCAAGTCAAACACTTAGTGAATTTTCTATGTTCATTCAAATTCCAGTTCATAATTGATCATTGGATAGATTTTCATTCTTCTTGGAAACTTAAACCCTAAACCTTCATTGATTGTTTAATTTATGTCCCTTTCCCTAGGATAGAGGATCATTCAAATTAAAATTAAAGGTTTTGTTCAATTTGGGGAGAAAAAAGGAAAGGTTATTTCAAAAACAAGTAACATGAAAAGAAaaatgatgaatgacaaaattTTGAAAAGAGGAAGAAAgaaaaatttgaaagaaaatAAGTGGAAATAAGAGATAGTGCCTACCATTTTGCATCAAGGGTGTAAAATCCAAAAGAGGAAAAAGGTGTAAATAAAGTTGTGTATTGAAAATAGCAAAAGAAAGTAATGTTCCTTTAGACTTTGGCCATTTTGGTTCAAATTCCTTTAGATATGCCATTTCTTTGTTAACTAGGACACAAtacaacccttgaaagacctTAGTAATCTATGCTTTTGTTCTTTCAAAATGATATGCTTGAATGATTGCATAAGTTGATCAAGATGTTAGCAAGATTGTTGGAGGCGAGTTCAAGTCCCATAtattattttcaaattctttaTCCACTTACAAAGTGTTAGGTGTGATTCGTAATTAGATATGTTATTGCCTTGGAATGTTTGCCATGAGTTTTGTGTTTAAAACTCGTTTCATGGTCGTGGTTTGATTCTAGGATAGTGATAAGCATAACACTTGCATGTGCATTCTACAATTGAACCATGCATTTTCATCTTTTCTCTCAAATTGGTTGATCATGAAAAAACTTGGTAAATTTGCTCTTGcattcaaataaatttttgagaCTTTTGTTTGAGGAGAGTTGATAGGTTCCAAAATATGGTAAATGGACACATGGAATTAGTGCACTTATTGACTTGTTTCATAAGTTTTGAGTATCAAAACTCCAACCATAGTGCATATACTGGATACCAGTCATTTCTGCATTGCATAACTAATTATaaccatttttaaggtattttTACTCACCTTGAAGATTGGACAAGCAAAGCATGGATTTGAGTTTCACTATTCTCGCCCAACGAGTATCAAGCAAGCTTCAGGAGAAGAAAAACATAATTCCAAAAGTATGAAAAATCAAGATCCTCGTTTAGCCAAAGTCCAAGCAAGTTATCACCCAGCGAACTCCAAAGAAAAATATAATGCTAAAAGTATGAAAAATCACCACCCTTACTCAGCCAAAGTCCAAGCGAGCTCTCGCCTAACGAGCCCACATCGAGCTCCAGGCGAGGAAAAACATAATGTCAGCATCTCTCAAATTCAGCATTCACGCCTAGCAATGTCAAAGCGAGAAAGCTCACTAAGAGAGCTAACTCTCTCTAAGTGATAAAATAAGGTTTAAGGCTAACATGGCATAACTTTAAATGGTGAAGAAAGGACATCTCACTAGGTGAGACTATTGGTCGCTATGCAGGATCAGGAATTCAGGACCAATATAAAAGCCATTTAAACACAACCAAAAAGAATATATCACATTTTTCAAAGATAGAAAACAGAGAGAAAGGAGTAAAAGTCAAAACTTATAGAAGTGAAGGTGGATACGCAACAATTATTGAGAAATCAACATTGATGTTCATTCATATCTCTTTTTCTCATTTGTACGAAGCTACCATGATAATgagtctctctctctctctctctctctctctccccctctctctctctctcttgttGGGATTAGATGTAACTAAATGTACTTTCATGTATCTCTTTTGATCATTGTTATATATGAAGTAATTACTTATCAATCTTGATTTTATCTTTGTTTCAATGTTAACTTTATATATTTAAATTCCTATTGAGAAATACTGTTTGACTCTCGGTGTAGGTTAATCATATGTTAGAAGCTAAACTCTAGAGATAGACTTGGATCTAATATTCACCATGAGTATCAATTCTTAATGCTATTGTATTATTTAATAAGCTGAGAGATCGTCGATTAAACAATACAGTTGAACTCCTAACATTGTTTAGACATAAATAATGTTGTTGAGCATACGTGATAATATTGAATAGTAAGAAGACTTATATAGTTGATCAAGAATATACATGCGAACTAGGTTAACAAAATCTAATCCCAACAAGTTCTTATCTATGTTACTTTATTTATCATTTACCATTTTTACATCCCTTTACTTTTTGCAACCAAATATCTTACAATCATCATTTAAAATCGTATTAACTGTCATATGGTGAATGTACTTGCTAAAAGTACAATACATAGTAATCCCTTATGGTTAAGAGTTGTCAGAGGTTTTTCTGATGGTTATAGTGCTAGAGCAAGCTCACGTGAGGTGGTGAGAAGCTTTGTATACTTTTGTTTACGGGTGAAATTGAATCTCCCTATCAACCTTAGGGTTAAGGTATTTATAAGAATCCTTTGGGTCTGGATATCAGGTTCCAAAGAAGTATTATCTACTCTCAGAAGCGTAGAAAGAGGGTTTATACTTTCCATGTCTCTTGAAAGAACGTGGCTAACTTCTTTTAACTCACTCTCTCTCGTACCATTATGGATTAGGACATATCACCTTCATGTTTTCGTAGGAAGGCGAGTGATATGGAGAATGGGAACCATAACTAAATTATGGGCATCCGTTCCAACAAAATGGGTAACCAGGAAGCTGACGAGGGTGATGTGTTACATTTTTGTCCCTTAGTGAACTTTTTATGCCGCTTCTTGTGGGgaatttataaatatattaatACACAAACTCTCAATCACAGGACATTTGTAAAGGGAAAAGTGATTTAATCTCCTGGCCCTCCACGAAGTTTCAATTGGAATTCCTCAAGCGAGACTTCTAGTTTAATCCTTCAGGCGAGACTTTAAGTCGAGTCCCTCATGCGAGACTATAACTTTAGTCCTTCATGTGACACTTTAAGCTGAGTTCCATAGACGAGACTTCAAGTTGATTACCTCATACAAGCTTTGAGTTAACTCCCTTATGAGAGACTTCAAGTTGAATTCCTTATGCAAGACTTTAATTTGAGTTTCTCATACGAGACTTTAAGTAGAGTCCCTCCAGAGATACTTTATGTTGATTCCTTATTCCTAGTGATGTAGGAACCGTTGTATGAAAGTTTAGTATTTGTATTTCCCTTTAAGGAATTCAAGGATCTTCCAATGGAAGTTCATCATTTATATTACCCATTTGAGGGCGGAAAGAATCTTCCAATGAAAGTCCATTATATATATGGGCGACAAAGATCTTTCAATGAAAGTCCAACATGTATATTATACTTTGAGGGTGGAAAGGATCTTCCAATGGAAGTCTAATATTTATATTACTTGAAAAGTATAATAATTTGATGTAAATATGGTAACAATTAGTTTTAAAGGGATTTGTACACTGGTTGGCTAATCGTCTTTCGCCCAAAACAATAACATGAAAACAActaattataataatatctcagATAAACTGAGTTCCATGTCTTTAGGATCAGTTTTCCATTCAGCTCTTCAAGCTTGTAGGCCTCATGAGGTAGTTTCTGATATATGCGATATGGGCCCTCCCATTTAGGTTGTAGCTTCCCTTGCTGGACGGGCACGACCACATGCCTAAGCATAAGGTCGCATTCATGCATCTTTCATGGGATCATCTTTGAATTGTATCTTTGACCGCTCTTTGCTTGGTGAAGAATTCCCTTATATCGGTGATGTATTGGGTCTCGTCAATTGGGTCGGCTACGCATCTAAGCCCATCTTCATACTCCTCTTCATTGAATTAAGAACACCTTCATGTGGGTGTGTAGATTTCACGAGTAACATGACATCAGCGTCGTATACCATTGTGAATGGAGTCTGTTTGGTGGTTGAAAGTGGGTGGTATGATACGAACATAGTATTTCATGAAGTTTTTTGGCCCATAGTCCTTTAACTTCTTCAAACTTTCTCTTTATTCCCCCAATATAACTTTGTTTATTGACTCGACCTTCTCGTTCGCTTGTGGAAGATAAAGTTTATTTGTACCCCAAGGTCATGGCATAATTCAGTCACTACAGAGCTGACAGATTAAGTATCATTGTTTGAAATAATAACTCATGGTAAATCGAACCTGCACATGAGCCACTTCTAATAAAAGTGGCCGATTCTTTCTGTTGTGATCTTCGCGACGACTTCAACTTTTATccactttgtgaaatagtctatcccGATATATCTCTATAAGAACTAAGGTAATTTCATACTCTCATAAACATCTTAATATGAAAGAGCTCTTTCCTTGACATCATGGTATACTTTTGTACATGTTTTCAAATCCTTTTAGCTTCTAACTCTTCCGGAGGTAATTCATATataacttttaaaaaaaaaagaaattcaATGATAAAAAATTAGGAACAATTCTAATTTAGTCCTTTTTTTGGAAGTGGGAAGTACCTTGAGGGGTGGGAACTAGATTTCTCCTTTATAAATCACCAACCCAGCCCATTAGCATCACTTCACCTTCAATATTTTTCATCAAAACCACTAAACGAGTAACTTCACAATTCATTTGAGAAAGAAAACGAGAGAGAGCAAAAATGGTTGTAGAAGACACCCCCAAATCCATCATCACCGACGATCAAATCACAACAAACCCTAATCGCGTTATCGAAGACGACAACAATCTTGAAGAAGGAGAGATCCTCGATGAAGACGATTCCTCCGCCACTTCCAAACCCGTCGTCCACCAACCTCACCTCCTCGAGAATTCTTGGACTTTCTGGTTTGATACCCCCGCAGCAAAATCCAAACAAGCCGCTTGGGGTAGCTCAATGCGACCCATCTACACTTTCTCCACTGTTGAAGAGTTTTGGAGGTAAAGCTTCTATCTTTTCACTTTTAGGTATTTAGGGTTACACTAAAAAATTTAATTTATTGTTTCTTGAATGATTTTCTTTGTTTTTCAGCATTTACAATAACATTCATCATCCTGGTAAGTTGGCTGTGGGAGCAGATTTCTATTGTTTCAAGCATAAAATTGAACCTAAATGGGAGGATCCCATTTGTGCTAATGGTGGGAAATGGACTGCGAACTATCCGAAGGGAAAATCTGATACCAGTTGGTTATACACGGTATGATTTTGAATCTGTGTTGAGTGTATTGGTTTTGATTGTTTGTTGTGAAAGATTggttattattatttttttcttgTTAACTGAAGTTGTTGGCAATGATTGGAGAACAATTTGATCATGGAGATGAAATTTGCGGAGCGGTTGTGAATGTAAGGGGTAGGGCTGAGAAGATTTCTATTTGGACtaagaatgcttcaaatgaagCTGCTCAGGTAATTTCTTGTTTTTTCATTTCCTTCTTTTGGTTGTATAAGAGCTAGATGGTTGTTATGATGTTTATCAGTAATTTTCTAACTTTAAACTTCTTTTGGTTGTTATGATGTTAATAAGTAATTTTCTAACTTCTTGAAACTTCTTTTGGTTGTTATGATGTTAAGCATGAAATGTGCATTTGTTATGTGAATCTGAGTGTCACCCAAATGAAAGACCTATAGGAGCATATATTTACACTTCACGAGCTTCTTAAATGATTCACATTTTTTGTTGTTTCAATGACTGTATTTCTTGTTTTCATGTAATATTAATGAATTTTACCATGTTGGGCAATTTGGTCCCGGTAACTCACTATATTTCCTAGTGATCTCTGATATTGAAAATTGTCGAGAACATTAGTCCTTTTGGGTCGACCATTTAAGATCTCTGATATTGAAAATTGTCGAGAACATTAGTCCTTTTGGGTTGACCATTTAAGTCCTTAAATTTATCATGGAGGGGGCTAGTGTGATCGAGAATTTAAATTACTGAGACCACTTGGTAGTTTCATTGATTTCAAGGGCCAACTGTACCATATGAGTGGGAGAGGATGAGTGTGTAGTCAAGATTGAGTGCTGGATCATAAGATCGTAAGAACTTACGTGCCAAGGGTGCCTGAGAGTGCTATGATATGAGAAAGATTGTTTTTGTTGCTAGTGTGGTCAAGATTGAGCTTTTTGAAGCAAGATCGTAAAAAAAACGTGTTGGGCCTTTTCTTTGGGGCCtgtattttaatttttatgttaTTGTGTATGTTTGTGTATAAATATATGAAATTACTTTTGTTTTTCCTTTGGTAAGACCTTACGTGCCGTGATAATAATCCGAGTTTTTATGATCTTTCACAAGCTGGCCGATCTTAAATTGGTTGTGACAATTCCATTTAGTTCACTTTTGAACTTGCCAAACTAGCTTTCTGTTATGACTTATGATGCCATGAATTAGCAATATACCACATGATTATACCAGATGTTGTGGCAATTCCATACAATTTACTCTTCAACTTGCCAAGCTTGCTTTCTGTTATGATTTATGACGATGAGAATTAGCAATAGACCACCATATGTATCATTGTATGCTTGTGCTGGTGTCCGTTTGAATCTTCTGTCTGAACTTGTAGCAACTTGAGGAACATGTAAACTTAATTTTGTTATATTTCAGGTGAGCATTGGAAAACAGTGGAAGGAGTTTCTTGATTATAATGAGACCATGGGCTTTATATTTCATGTAAGTAGAACTAACTGGAACTAACCGCGTGGTTTCTTATTTGTGGCACATTATCTTAAGTCATCCTAACTATTGTTTTTGCAGGATGATGCAAGGAAACTCGACAGAAATGCTAAAAACAAATATGTTGTGTGAACTGTATTGCGTTCTTACATGGTAGCAAACTAGCAATTGCATGAGATGCCTCTCCGATATTCAACATGTTGCTTAATGCTTTCTAAGCCTTTTAAATCTCGTATTGAGTAGTATTTCCAGATTTGTGTGCGGATAATCTTTTGACTGTAGACGATGTTTCATCAATAATAGAGTGATTTAGTTAATTGCTTTTTTCGATTGAATGGCAAATTCATACATCCTAGCTTTCTGAATATCTGCTAGACCGTTTTTTTTACTTGCTGTTAAGTTTTGGAAATTGCTTATGCGTTCTGTTTTGATTGCAAACTCGTGAGTGAAGAAGATTTGGATTAAATACCCACCTCTACTCAAGCGATTTGGTTGTTAGGGAAATTACGTATAACTTCGTTAAAATGGATCCATCCAAGAAAATACCACCTCTAATCTATTGCAGCCAGACTCGGTGCATAGATTGCAGAATTTGGAACATTTTATGCTTCAAACCTTGGTTCTAGTGGCTTTGTAACATTTTGTAGTTTCGGATAATTCAGACGAATTTTTCATTTAAAACTGATAATTAGAGTCTAACATCATCAATATTATTCAATTTTTATTTGAATTGAATTTAAACGCCCTAATACAGTGCATATTCTAGGAGTTCACCCTTGAAGGATAACGTAAGTGTTATTTCGTTCATCAATAGCATAAAATTTAAGCATAATCTCAACATTTAAGACTGATCAATATGAGAATGAAGAGCACAAACACAATATTTTCGGTTTTAAGCATAATCTCAACATTTTTATATAACAACAGACAACACTAAGTCTACCGTGCTTGCTAAGTTTCCAGGAGGATTCCTCCATGTAGATCCCCATCAGGACTTTTTTTATATTCCAATAATAGGGCACACATGATCAAAGACCTGATTACAATTATTGTATGATTCCTTTTTAGAGGATATATAAACAATCAATACTGGCAGAACAAAGGTTTGTCAAAAAATTTCCCCTTCCTCCCAGCCTCCTCCTCCGCCGTTCAGAACCTCCTCATCTTCATCTGCGACATAATCTTCCTTGATAAATAAACCAAGTCGCTCCAATGGGTTCTCAAACTGAAGTTTATCCAATCTTCCCATTGCAGTTCTGTAGCCATTTCTACCGCCCAGAGCCTTATAAGATAGTGTACAGCCACTCAAACTCTCCAGTTCTTTCACAACCTCCAAATTATGTTCGATGTCAACTGATCTTTTCATCTACAAAAGACAAACAGTGAATATTCATTTCACTAATATACAGATGAGTtgcaaaatatataaatatatgaCAAGAATATAACCTTTTCTATCGCAGCCCGTGCAGCTTCTCTTTCCTTTTCTATTTGTTGCCTTGTTTCTTCTTCGGCTCTCATTCTTGCAGCTGTTTCAGCAGTTTTAATTTGGGCTTCGATCCTTGCTTGCTCTGTTATATGCAGCATGTCATAAAGGTTGTTATCATAATCGAATTAAACTCAATTCTCATAATCCCAACCTAAAGAAATCACTTAAAAAGAATCTAAAAAAAACCACTGCAAAAAAGTGCGCATCATATTATATTGCTaaccaatccaaaatcacatAATACTCCCTCTGTCTTACCCCATTAATGTTACTCTTACAGAAAAAATATTGTATCAAAATGAAGGAcatttttttgttttcaaataAATATTAATTATTCATTCCAATTGTACCATATAATAGTTCACTTTGCATTTATTATAATGGTGAATACACCAATGCGCAACAAGGATAATTTGACAAAATTACCAATATTTTTCTCTGAAACAGACAAATGTGACAGTTTTTATGGAACAGAGAGTGCTTCAGTATATCTATTTGCAA from Lathyrus oleraceus cultivar Zhongwan6 chromosome 1, CAAS_Psat_ZW6_1.0, whole genome shotgun sequence includes:
- the LOC127080120 gene encoding eukaryotic translation initiation factor 4E-1; this translates as MVVEDTPKSIITDDQITTNPNRVIEDDNNLEEGEILDEDDSSATSKPVVHQPHLLENSWTFWFDTPAAKSKQAAWGSSMRPIYTFSTVEEFWSIYNNIHHPGKLAVGADFYCFKHKIEPKWEDPICANGGKWTANYPKGKSDTSWLYTLLAMIGEQFDHGDEICGAVVNVRGRAEKISIWTKNASNEAAQVSIGKQWKEFLDYNETMGFIFHDDARKLDRNAKNKYVV